The sequence CAAAAAGTCTCCGAGGTGGCTCTGAAAATTTTTGAGCCGCCGCGTTTCTTTGAAGCATTTTTAAGAGGGCGGCATTTCACCGAGGCGCCGGATATCACCGCACGCATCTGCGGGATCTGTCCCATCGCCTATGAATTGGGCGCCTCTTACGCCATGGAACAAGCCTGTGGCGTGAAAGTCACCGGTCCGATTCGGGACCTCCGTCGTCTGATCTATTGCGGAGAATGGATTGAAAGTCACGCGCTGCATGTGTTTATGTTGCACGCGCCAGATTTCTTGGGATACGAAGACGCGATCCATATGGCCAAAGATCATGCTTCCCTTGTGGAACGCGGACTTCGCATCAAAAAGATTGGCAACAACATCATGCGTCTTCTGGGGGGGCGGGAAATTCATCCCATCAATCTGAGGGTGGGAGGTTTTTACAAGGTTCCCCTTAAAAAGGAATTGGAGGGTTTGCTGGATGATTTGAAATGGGGACGAGACGCCGCCCTGCAAACACTTCATTGGTTGGCCACATTAACTTACCCTGATTTTGATCAAGAGTACGAATTTGTGGCCATGCGGCATCCTGATGAATACGCGATTATCGAAGGTCAACTGGTTTCAAACAAGGGTCTCGATATTCCCATCCGTGAATATGACCGTCATTTTGTTGAGGAACATGTGGAACGCTCCACTGCGCTTCACACGATCATGAAGGGCCGCGGGCCCTGTCACGTGGGGCCTTTGGCTCGTTACAGTTTAAATTTTGACCGCCTCCCTTCTTTTGTTCAGGGAGCCGCCCGCGAGGCGGGGCTTGAATCCACCTGCCAAAATCCCTTCAAAAGCATCATGGTTCGCATGGTCGAAATTCTCTACGCCTTTGATGAAGCGGTTCGACTGATCGATCGATATCAAATGCCGGATCGACCCTTCGTGGAGGT is a genomic window of Elusimicrobiota bacterium containing:
- the hoxH gene encoding NAD-reducing hydrogenase HoxS subunit beta — encoded protein: MKKNKTKTIQVNYLARVEGEGSLRVKIKGQKVSEVALKIFEPPRFFEAFLRGRHFTEAPDITARICGICPIAYELGASYAMEQACGVKVTGPIRDLRRLIYCGEWIESHALHVFMLHAPDFLGYEDAIHMAKDHASLVERGLRIKKIGNNIMRLLGGREIHPINLRVGGFYKVPLKKELEGLLDDLKWGRDAALQTLHWLATLTYPDFDQEYEFVAMRHPDEYAIIEGQLVSNKGLDIPIREYDRHFVEEHVERSTALHTIMKGRGPCHVGPLARYSLNFDRLPSFVQGAAREAGLESTCQNPFKSIMVRMVEILYAFDEAVRLIDRYQMPDRPFVEVHPKAGTGYGCTEAPRGICYHRYSINDAGLIVDAKIVPPTAVNQKTIEKDLWDFVAPRVDLPNDKLQWQCEQAVRNYDPCISCSTHFLKLDVIRE